The nucleotide sequence CTGGAGGCGAACGAACATCTGATCCGCGCCATGGTGCAGGAACGGTCCGGCACGATCCTGCGCTGGACGGGGCTGGACGAAACGCTGGCCAACAAGATCATTGATGGGTTGGACCGGATGGTCATGGAAATGGCCGCCGATCCCCATCACCCCCTTCGCGCCAAGGCTGAGGAAGGGCTGGCGAAGCTGGCCCACGATCTTCAGCACGACCCCGACACCCAGGCTCGCGTCATGGCGTTCAAGGCAGAGATGCTCGACAACCCCGCATTGGGCGATTGGTGGCAGGGCGTATGGGAACGGATGCGTGGCGGGATGCTGCGGCTGGCGCGCGATCCCGACATGATGATGCGCGGGCGGTTCGGGGAAGCGATGGCCGCGCTCGGCAACACGTTACAGGGCGATCCGATGCTGGCGCGCACCGTCAATCGCTTTGCCCGCCGTGCGGCAGTCGGGGCGGCAGCGGATTACGGCGATGCGATCGTCCGGCTCGTCAGCGACACCATCCGCGGGTGGGACGTCGCGACGATCACGCTGCGTCTGGAAAATGCGGTCGGCCGCGACCTGCAATATATCCGCATCAACGGCACGCTGGTGGGCGGCTCCGTCGGGCTGGTTCTTCACGCCATCGAAGCGGCGCTTTGACTTCAGCGCCAGTCCAGGATCGGCCATCCCCGCGCCGCCGCCATCCGCTTGAGCGGCGGGTGCGGGTTCACCACGAACGGCTCGTCGGCGGCCTCCAGCATGGGGGCATCGCTGACATGATCGCTATAGAAACGGATATGCGCGTGCCGACGGTCGATGCCCTGCTGGTCCAGCCACGCCTCCACCATGCGCCGTTTGGCGGGGCCATAGCAATTGTCGCCGGCCACCCCGCTCAACACATCGCCCGCCGCATCGCGCCGCACTTCGGTACCGATCACCGTGTCGAAGCCCAGCCGCGCGGCAATCGCCTCTGCATAGAAACGATAGGATGCGGTCGCCAGAACCAGGCGATAGCCATCGGCATGATCGGCCGCGATCCGCGCGCGCGCCTGAGCCATCACCTGATCGCGCTCGATCGTGCCGGCAAAGGCCGCGACCAGATCACGCATCGTATCGGCGGGAATGCGCCGCCCCAGCATCAGACGCTGGGTCAGCCCCTTCAGCCGCGCACGGTCGACCAACCGCAGCGGGTGACCCAACGCCATCGCGCCGGCGACGGGCAGCAGCGCCAGTCGCCACGGCGCGCGACGACGCGCGCCTGCGATCAGGAAACGCGTCCACGTCGCGTCGCGCGTGATCGTTTTGTCCATGTCATAGATCGCCAAACGCACCATGATGCCGCCAATGGCGCCTCTACGCTTGCCGATCCAGCGCGAATCGTTGATGGAGGCGGGCGATGACGGGACAGGCCGATTTTGTCCGCGACGGCGCGGGCGGCGATACGATCCGCTTCACGGGCGACCTGTCGCTCGCGCGGTTGGGCGACATGCCCGAACGGCTGGAAGCACAGGAGGCGGCGCGCACGCTCGACCTGTCGCAGATCGAGCGAATCGACACGGTGGGCGCATGGGTCGTCCACCGCTTCGCCCGCGACAACGGCGCCGAAATCACCGGATTGAGCGAACAGGCCGAACGGCTGATGGAACAGGTGGTCGACGCCGACCGCCCGCTGGCCGTCCCGCCCCGCCCGCTGCCCTCCGGCCTGCGCGTGCTGGACGAGGTCGGCGCCGCGACCGCGGTGGCGGGCCGCACGCTGCTGGGCCTGTTGGGCTTCATGGGCGCGACCGCGATCGCCTTTGCCAATGTCGTGCGCCATCCCAGCCGCTTCCGCTTCAACGCGACGGTTCACCGGTTCGAAGTGGTCGGCGTCTCCGCGCTCGGCATCGTCGGGCTGATGAGTTTCCTGATCGGCATCGTCATCGCGCAACAAGGCGCGGTACAGTTGCGCCAATTCGGGGCCGAGGTGTTCACGATCAACCTGATCGGGCGCATCACGCTTCGCGAACTGGGCGTGCTGATGACGGCGATCATGGTCGCGGGCCGATCGGGCTCGGCCTTTGCCGCGCAGCTCGGCACGATGAAGCTGACCGAGGAAATCGACGCCATGCGCACCATCGGCGTCAGCCCCATGGAGGCGCTGGTGCTGCCCCGCGTGCTGTCGGCCGTGATGCTGATGCCGCTTCTGGGCTTTTACGCGTCGCTGGTCGCGATCATTGGCGGTGGGCTGCTGTGCTGGATCAGCCTGGACATTCCGCCCATCACCTTCATCCAGCGCATCCGCGAAGTGGTGCCGATCACCGACCTGTATGTCGGCCTGGTCAAGGCACCGGTGTTCGGCGCGATCATCGCCATGTCGGGCTGTTTTCAGGGGATGCTGGTCGAAAGCGACGCCGAACAGGTCGGCCTGCGCACCACCAGCGCGGTGGTGCAGGCGATCTTCCTCGTCATCGTCCTCGACGCTTTCTTTGCGGTCTTCTTCACCTGGATCGGCTGGATATGAGCGAGCTTACGCCCGGCCGCGACGGCGAACCCATCATTCGCGTCAGCGGCATTCGCAACGCGTTCGGCGATCAGGTCGTCCACGACAATCTCGACCTCGAAGTGCGGCGGGGCGAGATACTGGGCGTGGTGGGCGGATCGGGCACCGGCAAATCGGTGCTGATGCGCTCGATCATCGGCCTTCAGCACCCCGTCGACGGCAATATCGAGGTTTTTGGCGAACCGACCATCGGCCGTGAAGAAACCGAAGCGGTCGACGTGCGCAAGCGCTGGGGCGTGCTGTTTCAGGGTGGCGCCCTGTTCTCCACCCTGACCGTCGCCGAAAATGTGCAGGTGCCGCTGCGCGAATTCTATCCCGGCCTGTCACAGGCGCTGCTGGCCGAAATCGCGAATTACAAGGTGGTCATGACCGGACTGCCGGCCGAGGCCGGGCCGAAATACCCCTCCGAATTGTCGGGCGGCATGAAGAAGCGCGCGGGTCTGGCGCGCGCGCTGGCGCTGGATCCCGAATTGCTGTTTCTGGACGAACCGACTGCGGGCCTGGATCCCATCGGCGCGGCGGCGTTTGACGAGTTGACCAAGTCGCTCCAACGGTCACTGGGCCTGACGGTGTTCCTGATCACCCACGATCTGGACACGCTGCACGCCATTTGCGACCGGGTGGCGGTGCTGGCCGACAAGAAGGTGATCGCCGTCGGCACGATCCCCGAATTGCTGGCGCTCGACCACCCGTGGATTCAGGAATATTTCAACGGCCCGCGCGGTCGTGCTGCCGTCGCCAGCGCCGAACGCGCCGGTGCGGCCCCGGATGTCGCCACCCCTTCCCCCTCCCCGGCGCCCGCGCGCTCGGACATGAGGTAATCGCATGGAAACCCGTTCCAATCACGTCCTTGTCGGCGCGGTCGTGCTGATCCTGCTGGCCATGCTGGCGTTGTTCACCGTCTGGC is from Sphingomonas sp. IW22 and encodes:
- a CDS encoding DUF445 domain-containing protein — encoded protein: MNRPQRVSTPGDAPPLQLQRMRRIATGLLVAMAALFLLARAHAGDSTGWGYVQAFAEAAMVGGLADWFAVTALFRHPLGLPIPHTAIIPRNKDRIGDTLAVFLRTNFLIPRVVARRMQRIDVAAALGRWLADPGGAASAGRLRHGASRMAADLLESLDQERLGGMVRGALSGQLRQLDVAPMLGRALDAAIVDGRHVPLMDGIIRWAARVLEANEHLIRAMVQERSGTILRWTGLDETLANKIIDGLDRMVMEMAADPHHPLRAKAEEGLAKLAHDLQHDPDTQARVMAFKAEMLDNPALGDWWQGVWERMRGGMLRLARDPDMMMRGRFGEAMAALGNTLQGDPMLARTVNRFARRAAVGAAADYGDAIVRLVSDTIRGWDVATITLRLENAVGRDLQYIRINGTLVGGSVGLVLHAIEAAL
- a CDS encoding HAD family hydrolase — its product is MVRLAIYDMDKTITRDATWTRFLIAGARRRAPWRLALLPVAGAMALGHPLRLVDRARLKGLTQRLMLGRRIPADTMRDLVAAFAGTIERDQVMAQARARIAADHADGYRLVLATASYRFYAEAIAARLGFDTVIGTEVRRDAAGDVLSGVAGDNCYGPAKRRMVEAWLDQQGIDRRHAHIRFYSDHVSDAPMLEAADEPFVVNPHPPLKRMAAARGWPILDWR
- a CDS encoding ABC transporter permease, with product MTGQADFVRDGAGGDTIRFTGDLSLARLGDMPERLEAQEAARTLDLSQIERIDTVGAWVVHRFARDNGAEITGLSEQAERLMEQVVDADRPLAVPPRPLPSGLRVLDEVGAATAVAGRTLLGLLGFMGATAIAFANVVRHPSRFRFNATVHRFEVVGVSALGIVGLMSFLIGIVIAQQGAVQLRQFGAEVFTINLIGRITLRELGVLMTAIMVAGRSGSAFAAQLGTMKLTEEIDAMRTIGVSPMEALVLPRVLSAVMLMPLLGFYASLVAIIGGGLLCWISLDIPPITFIQRIREVVPITDLYVGLVKAPVFGAIIAMSGCFQGMLVESDAEQVGLRTTSAVVQAIFLVIVLDAFFAVFFTWIGWI
- a CDS encoding ABC transporter ATP-binding protein, with protein sequence MSELTPGRDGEPIIRVSGIRNAFGDQVVHDNLDLEVRRGEILGVVGGSGTGKSVLMRSIIGLQHPVDGNIEVFGEPTIGREETEAVDVRKRWGVLFQGGALFSTLTVAENVQVPLREFYPGLSQALLAEIANYKVVMTGLPAEAGPKYPSELSGGMKKRAGLARALALDPELLFLDEPTAGLDPIGAAAFDELTKSLQRSLGLTVFLITHDLDTLHAICDRVAVLADKKVIAVGTIPELLALDHPWIQEYFNGPRGRAAVASAERAGAAPDVATPSPSPAPARSDMR